A segment of the Cohnella algarum genome:
GCTGACGGTTCCTGCAGTCGCGGAAGGAACGACTCATTCGATGGGCACCAACGGCACGATGACTAGACCGGGAGTCCATGGTACCTACACGGGAACCGGAACCGGCGCGGGAACGGTCGTTCCGAATACCGGCTATACCGGCACGACCGTGCCGGGCAACGGCTATACGACCAGAGGGACGACGAACGGCACGGCGAACGACGGCTTTGCGAACGGCGGAAATTACCGGACGAGAGCTGCCGCAAACCGCGCCGGGAACAACTGGGGATGGCTTGGTTTGCTCGGATTGTTCGGCTTGCTCGGCATGCGCAGCCGCAATCCCGAGCGGGATCGCACGTAAACGTCAATCAATAACGGATGAAAGAACACCTCCCGATCCGTCGATTCGGGGGTGTTCTTGCGAAAAACAAGGAGGATCGTGATGACGAAACGGATTTTTCCGTTGCTTGTGTCGGCTGCGATTTTTTTCGGTTTTCCGCCGGCATCGTCGCTTCATGCGCAAAGTTCCGAAACGCGTGCGGCAAGCGTCGCGTTGAGCGTGCGCACAAGTCCCGAAGCCGCATTCGCGACCCGGCTCGAACTGAGCGATCGCGATTTAGCCGAAGCGCTGAAGCATGCGGCCGCCGCGGAAACGGAATTTGCTCCGCTTTTAACGGACGTTTATGTAGAGACGGAAGTTTCGCTTCCGATGGCGTTGCGTTTGGACATAACCGGAAATTTATGGAGCGA
Coding sequences within it:
- a CDS encoding WGxxGxxG family protein yields the protein MNKKVASGLMVAGISLMLTVPAVAEGTTHSMGTNGTMTRPGVHGTYTGTGTGAGTVVPNTGYTGTTVPGNGYTTRGTTNGTANDGFANGGNYRTRAAANRAGNNWGWLGLLGLFGLLGMRSRNPERDRT